In one window of Methanococcoides methylutens DNA:
- a CDS encoding outer membrane protein assembly factor BamB family protein — MNTKTLKNIIKLAIVLTCIVTMSSNVIATDWTKFHADPYNTGVTPDKAPIDKDLLTLWDVSTASSAMAGIDAEPVIVGDTIYVIGDKGTLLAIDKNDGTVLWTSKTNHGSDSWSLGAPCYGNGKIFVTTNNGMIYTFDAETGVELWNDTAISDNPNFTQMNTPVTYENGRIYFGGWLPFGGASQYYCYDEDGTRIWNRESTSGGYYRAGCVILGDHLIFGDENANLTSVYKSNGTTVDELDVSAEFNIDALRIRSAVTYDEDSERIYAATEGGYCVALGMNEDGTFNRSDKLLSAQVANKFTTTPAIYNGRLYVGTGDSYTDGTFYCLDASDLTEIWSFYIPEGGVQGSAAISTYYDDGDGEVYVYFTVNDYNCKLYCLKDWPSNMEMLSEEWYFQPEEEKLQFSLPGPIISEGSVYFANDAGYLFGISEKEGNPSIEPVMEDEWHQFQKDAQHTGFTNSDAPDTNTLLWESIDIDATTASSPVVADGKLYINCADWVKILDMYTGEYLGATQVPGNNLLDSWTPVSYNEGRVWCGHSRGINGGTLIANGKYYHGDYEGNKYYCYDESNDVELWSFTVEGMAQSTPAYSDGNIYLTGCVYENGGNVYCVDAETGNQVWSIEVANDPCGSFSVQGDIAYFTTYNWYTSGDIYALDKNTGEILWTKVIQRTDAVPTIAYGNVYVSSGCYSVSELQTYCFNATTGEEIWNVTGVGDWKCSAVVADGKVFVGKPDSFYTYASMYALNAFDGTEMWHYGRGGSAAAISDGIVFTVGRSGKVYAYAETAPDLETSAIVQSQVSAGQSNDITVQIANHGNVDAGSFEVTMLVDGVTLDTRTVTSLSKASNTEVTFEWTPEAEGEYELQVAMDTQNSIDERDEANNYFISTATTAIEDWNPWNDPDSEGLPDGTYITLTEVIDAYNCFRNGEPAPETGASIDLTRVIDLYNAFRYTTAM; from the coding sequence ATGAATACTAAAACATTAAAAAACATCATAAAACTAGCAATTGTGTTGACATGCATAGTAACAATGTCATCTAATGTAATAGCTACAGACTGGACAAAGTTCCATGCAGACCCATATAATACAGGAGTTACACCCGACAAAGCACCCATTGATAAAGATCTACTGACCTTATGGGATGTTTCGACGGCATCTTCAGCAATGGCAGGCATTGATGCCGAACCTGTAATAGTAGGAGATACTATCTACGTGATAGGTGATAAGGGAACTTTACTAGCAATTGACAAGAACGATGGGACGGTTTTGTGGACAAGTAAAACAAACCATGGAAGCGATTCATGGTCACTTGGAGCCCCATGTTATGGAAATGGAAAAATTTTTGTTACAACTAATAATGGAATGATATATACATTTGATGCAGAAACAGGAGTAGAACTCTGGAATGATACTGCTATTAGCGACAATCCGAATTTCACTCAGATGAATACGCCTGTTACCTATGAGAACGGAAGGATATACTTTGGAGGATGGCTTCCTTTTGGAGGTGCCAGCCAGTATTATTGCTACGATGAGGATGGTACACGAATATGGAATAGAGAATCCACCAGTGGCGGATACTACCGTGCAGGATGCGTAATATTAGGAGATCATCTTATTTTCGGCGATGAAAACGCAAATTTGACATCAGTCTATAAATCAAATGGCACAACTGTTGATGAACTTGATGTATCTGCAGAGTTCAACATCGATGCACTAAGAATCAGATCTGCAGTTACATATGATGAAGATTCGGAGAGGATATATGCAGCTACAGAAGGTGGTTATTGTGTAGCTCTGGGAATGAACGAAGATGGAACATTCAACAGGTCAGACAAACTTCTTAGTGCACAGGTAGCTAATAAGTTCACTACAACTCCTGCAATATACAACGGAAGATTATATGTTGGCACAGGAGATAGTTATACAGATGGAACCTTTTACTGTCTTGATGCATCAGACCTGACCGAAATATGGTCATTCTATATACCTGAAGGAGGAGTTCAGGGATCAGCAGCTATCTCAACATATTATGATGACGGAGATGGTGAGGTATATGTTTATTTTACAGTGAATGATTATAACTGTAAACTTTATTGTCTTAAAGACTGGCCAAGTAATATGGAAATGCTTTCTGAAGAATGGTATTTCCAGCCAGAAGAAGAAAAACTACAATTCTCACTCCCAGGTCCGATAATCTCAGAAGGATCAGTATATTTTGCAAATGATGCAGGATATCTATTTGGAATATCTGAAAAGGAAGGAAACCCTTCAATTGAACCTGTCATGGAAGATGAATGGCACCAGTTCCAAAAGGATGCACAACACACAGGATTTACAAATTCTGATGCACCAGATACCAATACACTACTATGGGAAAGCATTGATATCGATGCAACAACTGCGTCTTCACCAGTAGTCGCCGATGGAAAGCTATATATCAATTGTGCGGACTGGGTGAAGATTCTTGATATGTATACCGGAGAATATTTAGGAGCTACACAAGTTCCAGGAAATAATCTTTTGGATTCATGGACACCTGTATCATACAATGAAGGAAGGGTATGGTGCGGTCATTCTCGAGGCATAAATGGTGGTACATTGATAGCTAATGGAAAATATTACCATGGAGACTATGAGGGCAATAAATATTATTGCTATGATGAAAGCAATGATGTAGAGCTATGGAGTTTTACAGTCGAAGGAATGGCACAGAGTACGCCGGCATATAGTGATGGAAATATCTACCTGACAGGCTGCGTATATGAAAACGGCGGAAACGTCTATTGTGTAGATGCTGAAACCGGAAATCAAGTATGGAGCATTGAAGTCGCCAATGATCCCTGCGGAAGTTTTAGTGTACAAGGAGACATAGCATACTTTACTACATATAACTGGTACACTAGTGGCGATATTTATGCATTGGATAAGAACACCGGGGAAATTCTCTGGACAAAAGTGATACAGAGAACAGATGCTGTCCCAACCATTGCATATGGTAACGTTTACGTATCATCAGGTTGCTATTCAGTTTCCGAATTGCAAACGTATTGTTTCAATGCGACTACCGGTGAAGAGATATGGAATGTTACTGGTGTTGGAGATTGGAAATGTTCAGCTGTGGTCGCTGATGGAAAGGTCTTCGTAGGAAAACCTGATTCATTCTATACATACGCATCCATGTACGCTCTAAATGCATTTGATGGAACAGAAATGTGGCATTATGGAAGAGGAGGATCAGCAGCTGCCATATCAGATGGCATTGTGTTTACGGTCGGGAGATCTGGAAAAGTCTATGCCTATGCTGAAACAGCACCGGATCTCGAAACGTCAGCCATTGTACAATCACAGGTATCTGCCGGACAATCAAATGATATAACTGTGCAGATCGCAAACCATGGTAACGTGGATGCAGGTTCTTTTGAAGTCACCATGCTAGTCGATGGTGTCACATTGGATACAAGAACAGTAACATCCCTTTCAAAGGCTTCAAACACAGAAGTCACTTTTGAATGGACGCCTGAAGCCGAAGGAGAGTATGAACTGCAGGTAGCTATGGACACACAGAATAGCATCGATGAAAGGGATGAAGCCAATAATTACTTCATCTCAACTGCTACGACTGCTATCGAAGACTGGAACCCGTGGAACGATCCTGATTCTGAAGGGTTACCTGATGGAACATACATTACTTTAACAGAAGTAATCGATGCGTACAACTGTTTCAGAAATGGAGAGCCTGCACCAGAAACTGGAGCTAGTATCGACCTCACGAGAGTGATAGATCTCTACAATGCATTCAGATACACAACAGCTATGTGA
- a CDS encoding ABC transporter substrate-binding protein produces MNNTITIETKPERILSTMPSNTEILFAVGAGDNVVGGTIHDEYPPEAVNISKVGGYTNLDFEAIVNLEPDVVFASEANGEDATNMLKDLGFTVIILEPKTIDDIMSNIELIGEVTGNKETALSVTDDMKAQMDAITSKTEDVPTEERPRVLYLIWHDPMYSAGLDSYPDDLIAMAGGNNIQKAEGWPVINLEDVIASNPQIIICSGMGGGSYTIMESIKNNDALVQTDAIKNNKVYPIEDPSIIEIPGPRIVEGLKELHGYIGPEIKVNEEETGEEAPVNNTPGFGVLAASCMLVAGYLRAKRS; encoded by the coding sequence ATGAATAATACTATTACAATAGAAACCAAACCTGAAAGGATATTGTCCACGATGCCAAGCAACACAGAGATCCTTTTTGCTGTCGGTGCCGGGGACAATGTTGTTGGAGGCACGATCCATGATGAGTATCCACCTGAAGCTGTAAATATCTCGAAGGTAGGAGGATATACCAATCTTGACTTTGAGGCAATCGTCAACCTTGAACCTGATGTCGTGTTTGCTTCTGAAGCAAACGGTGAAGATGCTACCAATATGCTGAAGGACCTGGGATTCACTGTGATAATCCTGGAACCAAAAACTATCGATGACATCATGAGCAACATAGAACTTATAGGAGAAGTGACTGGAAATAAAGAAACAGCACTCTCTGTCACCGATGACATGAAAGCACAAATGGATGCCATCACGAGCAAAACAGAAGATGTGCCTACTGAGGAACGTCCTCGTGTACTTTATCTGATATGGCACGATCCAATGTACTCTGCCGGACTTGATTCATATCCTGATGACCTCATAGCAATGGCTGGAGGAAACAATATACAGAAAGCTGAAGGATGGCCTGTTATCAATCTTGAAGATGTCATCGCCAGCAATCCACAGATCATAATCTGTTCCGGAATGGGAGGTGGATCGTACACAATAATGGAATCGATCAAGAATAACGATGCTCTGGTTCAGACAGATGCCATAAAGAATAACAAAGTTTACCCTATCGAGGACCCCAGCATCATCGAGATCCCTGGCCCGAGGATCGTGGAAGGACTAAAAGAATTGCACGGATACATTGGACCTGAAATCAAGGTCAATGAAGAGGAAACGGGTGAGGAAGCACCAGTGAACAACACGCCCGGATTTGGTGTTCTGGCCGCATCCTGTATGTTGGTGGCAGGCTACCTTAGGGCAAAGCGTTCCTGA
- a CDS encoding FecCD family ABC transporter permease, whose amino-acid sequence MARDGRTVMVLLSVLLVAMIASNTAIGSSDISPIDTVKIIVNAIAEKLTLEDILSFEKVWTDSQGTIIMNIRLPRVLLGALVGAALATAGCAMQGLLKNPMADPYIIGMSSGAGLGAALAFALMLPLQLLAFVTAAGSIFIVYNISRIGERVPTETLLLAGIAVGFFLSSVTSFIIFLSQSPHQIIYWLMGGLWTASWNKVKITFLMILVGIFMLYRQSWNLNVMLLGEEQAQCMGVDIEKVKRSVLVFSSLVTAAAVSVSGIIGFVGLIIPHIMRIIVGPDHRILIPTSTLMGAIFLVFSDTIARTILESTDLPVGVVTAFFGAPFFIYLLRKRRKTIYA is encoded by the coding sequence ATGGCAAGAGATGGAAGAACTGTAATGGTCCTGCTGTCAGTGTTGCTGGTAGCCATGATCGCCAGCAATACTGCAATAGGTAGCAGCGACATTTCCCCTATTGACACCGTAAAGATAATTGTTAATGCCATTGCTGAAAAATTAACGCTCGAAGATATCCTGTCTTTCGAGAAAGTATGGACCGATAGCCAGGGAACCATCATAATGAACATCCGACTACCAAGGGTCCTCCTTGGAGCATTAGTGGGTGCAGCACTGGCAACTGCCGGATGTGCCATGCAGGGTTTGCTTAAGAATCCCATGGCAGACCCTTATATAATAGGAATGTCATCCGGCGCCGGTCTTGGCGCAGCTCTTGCTTTTGCACTGATGTTACCCTTGCAGCTCCTTGCTTTTGTGACAGCAGCTGGATCCATATTCATAGTATACAATATATCGAGGATCGGAGAAAGAGTGCCTACAGAAACACTTTTGCTTGCAGGAATTGCTGTCGGATTCTTTCTTTCATCAGTGACATCGTTCATCATTTTTCTGTCCCAGTCACCCCACCAGATAATATACTGGTTGATGGGAGGACTATGGACTGCCAGCTGGAATAAAGTGAAGATCACATTCCTGATGATACTGGTGGGAATTTTCATGCTCTACAGGCAATCATGGAACCTGAATGTCATGCTCCTTGGTGAGGAACAGGCACAGTGCATGGGAGTGGATATAGAGAAAGTAAAACGTAGCGTACTTGTATTCTCATCACTTGTTACCGCAGCTGCTGTATCTGTTAGTGGGATCATCGGTTTTGTGGGACTTATCATACCACATATTATGAGGATCATCGTAGGACCTGATCATCGGATACTCATTCCCACATCAACCCTCATGGGCGCAATCTTCCTCGTATTTTCAGACACTATTGCAAGAACGATACTCGAATCTACCGACCTGCCTGTAGGAGTAGTGACCGCATTTTTCGGAGCTCCTTTCTTCATTTACCTATTAAGGAAGAGGAGGAAGACGATCTATGCTTGA
- a CDS encoding heme ABC transporter ATP-binding protein yields the protein MLEIKDLNVSYGSRKILEDINISAEKGEFLGILGPNGSGKTTLVKAITKVIKPDSGDITFNGRSIQHMNGTEIARHIAVVSQVISINFEFAVKDIVMMGRTPYIHGNESPEDFDIVEESMEKTKTDFLKDRLVTQLSGGELQRVIIARALAQQTDILLLDEPTSHLDITNQIDILNLVKDESRKGKLVVAVVHDLNLAAYYCDKIALIRDGKLVSLGTPAEVLTPETIGKVYNLPVEVVTNEITNSLYVIPKLEPLPHP from the coding sequence ATGCTTGAGATCAAAGATCTTAATGTGAGCTATGGCAGCCGAAAGATACTGGAAGACATAAATATCTCTGCTGAAAAAGGCGAGTTCCTGGGCATACTTGGGCCAAACGGGTCCGGCAAGACAACGTTGGTCAAAGCCATAACCAAAGTTATCAAACCCGATTCAGGAGACATAACATTTAACGGAAGATCTATTCAACATATGAATGGCACAGAAATTGCCAGACATATAGCAGTGGTCTCACAGGTGATCTCTATCAATTTCGAGTTCGCTGTAAAGGATATCGTTATGATGGGACGCACACCCTACATACATGGTAATGAATCACCCGAAGACTTTGACATCGTTGAAGAATCCATGGAGAAAACTAAAACCGATTTCCTGAAGGATAGGCTTGTCACACAGCTGAGTGGCGGTGAACTGCAACGTGTCATCATAGCAAGGGCTCTTGCACAGCAAACAGATATCCTGCTTCTCGATGAACCTACATCACATCTTGATATCACGAACCAGATCGATATACTGAACCTTGTCAAAGATGAATCAAGAAAGGGAAAGCTTGTAGTTGCAGTGGTACATGACCTGAACCTTGCAGCATATTACTGTGATAAGATAGCCCTCATAAGGGATGGGAAACTTGTATCGCTGGGCACACCAGCAGAAGTGCTCACCCCGGAAACTATTGGAAAAGTATACAATTTGCCTGTAGAGGTTGTCACCAATGAGATCACAAATTCCCTGTATGTGATACCAAAGCTTGAGCCTTTGCCACATCCTTGA
- a CDS encoding PGF-CTERM sorting domain-containing protein, whose protein sequence is MNKNTFKFVICILMLLVTILSPAAADPIMTRTLSDTMVSPGETVHVTLELTNYVNEESLNALVEDYSATEMADWTVSNVECPPELDTHQNSNGIHYFSRNFMSGALPASDYTVKYDLNVGAGTVVGVYDLAGRYLDSSNSAGYNGVGDTQLTVIAASSSLTKTTGIPDNTFSGSSSSINPQVSDVEQETGVISEGNESKIVIENVIAEDNSVVQPVDDTESQDSENQESEPKVPGFEMILAVSGVLMSVYMAKRQQKT, encoded by the coding sequence ATGAATAAAAACACATTCAAATTTGTAATATGTATACTTATGCTGCTGGTCACAATTTTATCTCCTGCCGCTGCAGATCCTATAATGACAAGAACTTTGAGCGATACAATGGTGAGTCCGGGTGAAACTGTTCATGTAACACTTGAGTTGACAAATTATGTGAATGAAGAAAGCTTAAACGCACTTGTAGAAGATTACAGTGCAACAGAAATGGCTGATTGGACAGTATCTAATGTAGAATGTCCTCCAGAACTGGATACTCATCAAAATTCTAATGGTATTCACTACTTTTCACGCAATTTCATGAGTGGAGCACTTCCTGCAAGCGATTATACTGTAAAATATGATCTCAATGTAGGTGCAGGCACTGTTGTCGGTGTATATGATCTTGCAGGTCGATACTTGGATAGCAGTAATAGTGCTGGTTACAATGGTGTTGGTGATACGCAACTTACTGTTATTGCTGCTTCCTCTTCACTTACTAAAACGACTGGTATCCCGGACAATACATTCTCTGGCAGTTCTTCTTCAATAAATCCACAAGTATCTGATGTGGAGCAGGAAACGGGGGTAATTTCTGAAGGGAATGAAAGTAAAATTGTTATAGAAAATGTGATCGCTGAGGATAATTCGGTGGTACAGCCTGTAGATGATACTGAATCTCAGGATTCTGAAAACCAAGAGTCTGAACCAAAGGTCCCTGGTTTTGAAATGATATTAGCAGTCAGCGGAGTGCTGATGTCTGTTTATATGGCAAAAAGACAACAAAAAACTTAA